The following coding sequences lie in one Flavobacterium sediminis genomic window:
- a CDS encoding NAD(P)H-dependent oxidoreductase gives MKKIFVINGGQHFAHSGGKFNKTITDADKAFFTQEKGFELKVTDINEPYHLQDEVEKFVWADVVIYHTPVWWFGLPYKLKEYIDLVFTAGHRKGIYYSDGRKNENPEVNYGTGGSLHGRNYLLTTSWNAPETAFTLPGEFFEQKTVDEGVMFGFHKMNAFTGMQRLDSFHFHDLEKNGTVERIENYVKLYQNHLEKVLNNYKINENEQ, from the coding sequence ATGAAGAAAATATTTGTAATCAACGGCGGACAACATTTTGCCCATTCCGGAGGCAAATTCAATAAAACAATAACGGATGCTGATAAAGCATTCTTTACGCAAGAAAAAGGATTTGAATTAAAAGTAACAGACATTAATGAGCCATATCATCTGCAGGATGAAGTTGAAAAATTTGTATGGGCAGATGTGGTTATTTACCACACTCCTGTTTGGTGGTTCGGACTCCCTTATAAGCTGAAAGAATATATAGATCTTGTGTTTACTGCAGGTCATCGAAAAGGCATTTATTACAGTGACGGAAGAAAAAATGAAAATCCGGAAGTTAATTATGGAACCGGAGGTTCTTTACACGGCAGGAACTATCTTTTAACGACTAGCTGGAATGCACCGGAAACAGCATTTACATTACCCGGAGAATTTTTTGAACAAAAAACGGTAGATGAAGGAGTCATGTTCGGATTTCATAAAATGAATGCTTTTACAGGAATGCAAAGACTTGACAGTTTTCATTTTCATGATCTGGAGAAAAACGGAACCGTAGAACGAATTGAAAATTATGTGAAATTATATCAAAACCATTTAGAGAAAGTTTTAAATAATTATAAAATCAATGAAAATGAGCAATAA